A region of Methanobacterium sp. Maddingley MBC34 DNA encodes the following proteins:
- a CDS encoding putative methanogenesis marker protein 6 (PFAM: Uncharacterized protein conserved in archaea (DUF2102)~TIGRFAM: putative methanogenesis marker protein 6), with product MSAEKNKVTRMIVLGPKAQLSQSELVGKLHMLELPMTIKSTCYGAVIHGEEKDVMDAVNRIRKLDPSHIFTKDRGFPPGDPRRCRAKRGAAREGFHQLEKEYELLEYVCDALENPEKVTLEAPEKVTPDDFRKIAQECEK from the coding sequence ATGTCAGCAGAAAAAAATAAAGTCACCAGGATGATTGTACTGGGGCCCAAAGCCCAGCTAAGCCAGAGTGAACTTGTGGGAAAACTGCATATGCTTGAATTACCTATGACTATTAAATCCACATGTTACGGTGCAGTGATACATGGGGAAGAAAAAGATGTGATGGATGCGGTTAACCGAATAAGGAAACTGGACCCATCACATATTTTCACCAAAGACAGAGGATTTCCACCAGGAGATCCTCGAAGGTGCCGTGCAAAACGAGGTGCTGCCAGGGAAGGATTCCACCAGTTGGAGAAAGAATACGAACTCCTGGAATACGTTTGTGATGCCCTGGAAAACCCGGAAAAGGTGACCTTGGAGGCACCAGAGAAAGTAACTCCAGATGATTTTAGAAAAATTGCCCAGGAGTGTGAAAAATGA
- a CDS encoding putative methanogenesis marker protein 5 (PFAM: Uncharacterized protein conserved in archaea (DUF2112)~TIGRFAM: putative methanogenesis marker protein 5), whose translation MKIAVFPPNSLILADMVERRGHEPLVIQKEIRKKVTDPDIDSPPFNITEEGPIQGLKYAAIEVPSGVRGRMSIFGPIIDEAEAAIIMEDAPYGFGCIGCARTNELSMYFLRKRGIPVLEIHYPKTREETMEVVNRINTFLDELDKPDDELKSEEVKQTDKSNPEKTKEQVEE comes from the coding sequence GTGAAAATAGCTGTTTTCCCACCTAACTCCCTGATACTGGCAGATATGGTGGAACGAAGAGGTCATGAGCCCCTTGTTATCCAGAAAGAAATCCGTAAAAAGGTCACGGACCCAGATATTGATTCACCTCCATTTAACATTACTGAGGAAGGGCCAATACAGGGTCTTAAATATGCAGCTATTGAAGTTCCCTCGGGTGTTAGGGGTAGAATGTCTATATTTGGGCCTATTATTGACGAAGCCGAAGCTGCTATAATCATGGAGGATGCACCCTACGGTTTTGGATGTATAGGGTGTGCCCGTACCAACGAACTTTCGATGTACTTCCTCAGAAAAAGAGGGATCCCGGTACTGGAAATCCACTATCCCAAAACCCGGGAAGAAACCATGGAAGTGGTTAACCGGATCAACACCTTCCTGGATGAGTTAGATAAACCAGATGATGAATTAAAATCTGAAGAAGTTAAACAGACTGATAAATCCAACCCTGAAAAAACCAAGGAGCAGGTGGAGGAATAA
- a CDS encoding hypothetical protein (PFAM: Uncharacterized protein conserved in archaea (DUF2111)), with protein MNINASSTGEEIAPMALAIHQLVNGLPLTMRSLNSPGVRIEDGEVLDYNYTGPILEEVLKSGEMSHEIPETGEYKGTPVVVVPIIENGQTIAVIGVVDITKGIYSDIMEITKRPEELTGSRGGLQ; from the coding sequence ATGAATATTAATGCATCCTCCACCGGAGAAGAAATAGCACCAATGGCCCTTGCCATTCATCAACTGGTAAACGGACTCCCACTTACCATGCGTAGTCTCAACAGCCCCGGTGTCCGAATTGAAGATGGTGAAGTTTTGGATTATAATTACACCGGCCCTATTCTGGAAGAAGTCCTAAAAAGTGGTGAAATGAGTCATGAAATCCCCGAAACTGGAGAGTATAAAGGCACACCTGTGGTAGTTGTTCCCATCATCGAAAATGGGCAGACTATCGCTGTTATAGGGGTTGTGGACATAACTAAGGGAATTTACAGTGATATAATGGAAATTACTAAAAGACCAGAAGAACTTACTGGATCCAGAGGTGGTCTGCAGTGA
- a CDS encoding putative methanogenesis marker protein 3 (TIGRFAM: putative methanogenesis marker protein 3) yields the protein MLVKINGEKIKLPEGSTIQDAIDAVGAPYLPGCVLGLVKGTEEVEKHVNKYSLKTNKGSIIIEILEEAPENLVSTWKERYKEFSKMGVRWTTSQEVAVGPLQTDLTPSREQYRYHRWDVLFSLSGFTADATHLILSIAEHEATYGAPEENRGVFARVVGGKRTILKLTDDDEILKVKPVLERESIVKSAAITNLETLLEEGNQVYTYVQVKPNPKSPQSVEHFYALQDSGKIRVDYDSNTFLGFYALQGLEKGTEQTDQRKRGTITFRNKGKGVGRVYIYREDRVSTPSHNVLGKVEKGMQLLDIASYGDEVTVQTSPTRIMTLSMTQKEADEFLQENGVKQIREGLQDDDAVVVRQEPFYTMDIIAQKEVKTFGIPSEDLLHVEFYQNAPRSTWYFQKITGLLDAPVGSLQVHFAFPGMKLLMFKDVPKESKGLIPENTPESVVEAGQIGITNMSRRHIGMVGVRFEDHHEFGPTGEPFQGTNIIGRMVEGIENLEKYKEGDTIYVSRKK from the coding sequence ATGCTAGTGAAGATCAATGGAGAAAAAATTAAACTCCCTGAAGGATCAACAATACAGGATGCCATTGACGCAGTGGGGGCACCATATCTGCCTGGATGTGTCCTGGGGCTGGTTAAGGGGACTGAAGAAGTAGAAAAACATGTTAACAAGTACAGCTTGAAAACCAACAAGGGGAGTATTATTATTGAAATACTGGAAGAAGCTCCTGAAAATCTGGTTTCAACCTGGAAAGAACGTTACAAAGAATTTTCTAAAATGGGAGTGCGCTGGACCACCTCTCAGGAAGTGGCAGTGGGACCCCTACAAACAGACCTCACTCCCAGCAGGGAACAGTACCGTTATCATCGATGGGATGTTCTTTTCAGCCTCTCCGGATTTACCGCAGATGCCACCCACCTCATACTCTCCATAGCCGAACATGAAGCCACTTACGGGGCCCCTGAAGAAAACAGGGGAGTATTTGCCCGGGTTGTTGGTGGTAAAAGAACCATCCTCAAACTCACTGATGATGATGAAATTTTAAAGGTAAAACCAGTCCTGGAAAGGGAAAGCATTGTTAAAAGTGCGGCAATCACCAACCTGGAAACCCTCCTGGAAGAAGGAAACCAAGTATACACCTATGTACAGGTTAAACCCAACCCTAAATCCCCCCAATCCGTGGAACATTTCTACGCCCTCCAGGATTCCGGGAAAATTCGGGTTGATTATGACTCCAACACATTCTTAGGATTCTATGCATTACAGGGACTGGAAAAGGGAACTGAACAGACAGATCAACGTAAAAGAGGAACCATAACCTTCCGTAATAAAGGAAAGGGAGTGGGCCGTGTTTACATTTACCGTGAAGATCGTGTTTCCACACCATCCCACAACGTACTGGGAAAAGTGGAGAAAGGAATGCAGTTACTGGACATTGCCAGTTACGGTGATGAAGTAACCGTCCAAACATCTCCCACCAGGATAATGACCCTTTCCATGACCCAGAAAGAGGCAGATGAATTCTTACAGGAAAACGGGGTGAAACAGATCCGTGAAGGTCTCCAGGATGATGATGCAGTGGTGGTGAGACAGGAACCCTTCTACACCATGGATATAATTGCCCAGAAAGAAGTGAAAACCTTTGGCATCCCATCAGAAGACCTGCTTCACGTGGAATTTTACCAGAATGCACCCCGCTCCACATGGTACTTCCAAAAAATCACAGGACTACTGGATGCACCAGTAGGATCACTACAGGTTCACTTTGCCTTCCCCGGGATGAAACTGTTAATGTTTAAGGATGTTCCCAAAGAATCCAAAGGACTAATACCAGAAAACACTCCGGAAAGTGTGGTGGAAGCAGGGCAGATCGGGATTACCAATATGTCACGCCGCCACATAGGCATGGTGGGGGTGCGCTTTGAGGACCACCATGAATTCGGTCCCACAGGAGAACCTTTCCAGGGAACCAACATCATTGGAAGGATGGTTGAAGGAATAGAAAATCTGGAGAAATACAAAGAGGGGGACACCATTTATGTCAGCAGAAAAAAATAA
- a CDS encoding putative methanogenesis marker protein 15 (PFAM: BadF/BadG/BcrA/BcrD ATPase family~TIGRFAM: CoA-substrate-specific enzyme activase, putative; putative methanogenesis marker protein 15), with protein sequence MVKIAQISCGTEYSGVQKEIEKAASTFGAEIIIPEADLDYIDEAYHKFGFNAASSSIRLMIARAMSLAEGKSDADAVFIATCFRCAEGALVRNEVRRFIQQNTNLPVVTYSFTERTKADELFIRMEALSTIVARKSLLAREKQEGLTLGIDSGSTTTKVVLMENNKIIGTGWLPTTDVIGCTKDGMDQAFQDTGYKFDDVEGVGVTGYGRLTIGKHLNAALIQEELSVNSKGAVYLAGHQKGEATVLDIGGMDNKVITVNDGIPDNFTMGGICAGASGRFLEITARRLGVDISELGPLALKGNFKNAILNSYCIVFGIQDLVTSLAAGGAKEDVAAAACHSVAEQVYEQQLQEIDVREPLIQVGGTSLIGGLVEAVSTVLGGMDVIVPEYSQYIGAVGGALLVSGLGDKKDFGVKK encoded by the coding sequence ATGGTAAAAATAGCTCAGATTTCATGTGGAACCGAATACAGTGGGGTCCAAAAGGAGATTGAAAAGGCAGCATCTACCTTCGGAGCAGAGATCATCATCCCTGAAGCAGACCTGGACTACATCGACGAAGCATACCATAAATTCGGATTCAATGCTGCTTCGAGCAGTATACGCTTAATGATCGCCCGGGCAATGTCCCTGGCAGAGGGAAAATCAGATGCGGATGCAGTCTTCATTGCCACCTGTTTTAGATGTGCAGAAGGAGCACTGGTCCGAAATGAAGTAAGACGTTTCATACAGCAGAATACCAACCTACCAGTGGTTACATATTCATTCACGGAACGAACCAAGGCCGATGAACTATTCATCAGAATGGAGGCACTCTCCACCATCGTAGCCAGAAAAAGCCTACTGGCTCGGGAAAAGCAGGAAGGACTCACATTGGGCATAGATTCAGGTTCAACCACTACCAAAGTGGTGTTAATGGAAAATAATAAGATCATAGGCACGGGATGGTTACCAACCACTGATGTCATCGGTTGTACCAAGGATGGAATGGATCAGGCCTTCCAGGACACTGGTTATAAATTTGATGATGTTGAGGGGGTGGGAGTCACCGGTTACGGTAGACTAACCATTGGTAAACACCTCAACGCAGCCCTTATACAGGAAGAACTCTCTGTCAACTCCAAAGGAGCAGTTTACCTGGCAGGACACCAGAAAGGTGAAGCCACTGTGCTGGACATAGGCGGTATGGATAACAAAGTCATCACCGTCAACGATGGTATCCCAGATAACTTCACCATGGGTGGAATATGTGCAGGAGCCTCAGGAAGATTCCTGGAAATCACCGCCCGACGTTTGGGGGTGGACATAAGCGAACTGGGGCCCCTTGCTCTTAAGGGAAACTTCAAAAATGCAATCCTGAACAGTTACTGCATAGTATTCGGTATTCAGGACCTGGTCACATCCCTGGCTGCAGGTGGCGCTAAAGAGGATGTAGCAGCAGCTGCCTGTCATTCTGTGGCGGAACAGGTCTACGAACAGCAATTACAGGAAATTGATGTGCGAGAGCCCCTGATCCAGGTTGGGGGAACCAGCTTAATTGGTGGACTGGTGGAAGCAGTCAGCACAGTCCTGGGTGGAATGGATGTCATTGTACCGGAATACTCCCAGTACATTGGAGCTGTTGGAGGTGCCCTATTGGTTTCTGGATTGGGAGATAAGAAAGATTTCGGGGTTAAAAAATAA